A stretch of Miscanthus floridulus cultivar M001 chromosome 13, ASM1932011v1, whole genome shotgun sequence DNA encodes these proteins:
- the LOC136501585 gene encoding ribonuclease 3-like protein 3 isoform X2: protein MTPHMPREHRQRHAPPGEVPPMSAEDVAAIEAVLGYEFADKSLVELALTHGSFYFPYRPGDTYERLEYLGDGVLTCLMSREVFRNYRSLPPGPLTRLRAANVDTEKLARVAVDRGLYRFLRHKAPKLQDQICSFIEEMRKYPVHSNGLLDPPKVLCDIVESLIGAIYWDSNFDQEEVFRTLADPLIGLETLGKHPVTELFEFCQKTRRGVKFVKDEWDKSLKVEVLIDGELVASATYGQKKEIAQNRAAKAALDKLKETLGQTQSESASADVSEALDELDIAGTLKCQ, encoded by the exons ATGACGCCGCACATGCCGAGGGAGCACCGGCAGCGGCACGCGCCGCCCGGGGAAGTCCCGCCGATGAGCGCCGAGGACGTGGCCGCCATCGAGGCCGTCCTCGGCTACGAGTTCGCCGACAAGTCCCTCGTCGAGCTCGCGCTCACGCACGGCTCCTTCTACTTCCCCTACCGCCCCGGGGACACCTACGAGCGCCTCGAGTACCTCGGCGACGGCGTCCTCACCTGCCTCATGTCGCGGGAGGTCTTCCGCAACTACCGCAGCCTCCCGCCCGGCCCGCTCACCAGGCTCCGCGCCGCGAACGTCGACACGGAGAAGCTCGCGCGCGTCGCCGTCGACCGCGGCCTCTACCGCTTCCTCCGCCACAAGGCACCCAAACTCCAAGACCAG ATCTGTTCTTTCATAGAAGAAATGCGCAAATATCCGGTTCACTCAAATGGACTATTGGATCCTCCTAAAGTTCTGTGTGACATTGTGGAATCTCTTATTGGTGCCATATACTGGGACTCCAACTTCGACCAAGAGGAG GTCTTTCGAACTTTGGCTGATCCACTTATTGGCTTAGAGACATTAGGCAAGCACCCGGTAACTGAGCTTTTTGAGTTTTGCCAAAAGACTCGCCGAGGGGTGAAATTTGTGAAAGATGAATGGGATAAGAGTTTGAAGGTTGAGGTGTTGATTGATGGTGAGCTAGTTGCAAGTGCTACTTATGGTCAAAAGAAGGAGATAGCTCAGAACCGTGCTGCGAAGGCTGCTCTGGATAAGCTAAAGGAAACACTTGGACAGACCCAAAGTGAATCAGCATCAGCAGATGTTTCTGAGGCATTGGACGAACTAGACATAGCTGGAACACTAAAATGTCAGTGA
- the LOC136501585 gene encoding ribonuclease 3-like protein 3 isoform X1 has protein sequence MTPHMPREHRQRHAPPGEVPPMSAEDVAAIEAVLGYEFADKSLVELALTHGSFYFPYRPGDTYERLEYLGDGVLTCLMSREVFRNYRSLPPGPLTRLRAANVDTEKLARVAVDRGLYRFLRHKAPKLQDQICSFIEEMRKYPVHSNGLLDPPKVLCDIVESLIGAIYWDSNFDQEEVWRVFRTLADPLIGLETLGKHPVTELFEFCQKTRRGVKFVKDEWDKSLKVEVLIDGELVASATYGQKKEIAQNRAAKAALDKLKETLGQTQSESASADVSEALDELDIAGTLKCQ, from the exons ATGACGCCGCACATGCCGAGGGAGCACCGGCAGCGGCACGCGCCGCCCGGGGAAGTCCCGCCGATGAGCGCCGAGGACGTGGCCGCCATCGAGGCCGTCCTCGGCTACGAGTTCGCCGACAAGTCCCTCGTCGAGCTCGCGCTCACGCACGGCTCCTTCTACTTCCCCTACCGCCCCGGGGACACCTACGAGCGCCTCGAGTACCTCGGCGACGGCGTCCTCACCTGCCTCATGTCGCGGGAGGTCTTCCGCAACTACCGCAGCCTCCCGCCCGGCCCGCTCACCAGGCTCCGCGCCGCGAACGTCGACACGGAGAAGCTCGCGCGCGTCGCCGTCGACCGCGGCCTCTACCGCTTCCTCCGCCACAAGGCACCCAAACTCCAAGACCAG ATCTGTTCTTTCATAGAAGAAATGCGCAAATATCCGGTTCACTCAAATGGACTATTGGATCCTCCTAAAGTTCTGTGTGACATTGTGGAATCTCTTATTGGTGCCATATACTGGGACTCCAACTTCGACCAAGAGGAGGTTTGGCGG GTCTTTCGAACTTTGGCTGATCCACTTATTGGCTTAGAGACATTAGGCAAGCACCCGGTAACTGAGCTTTTTGAGTTTTGCCAAAAGACTCGCCGAGGGGTGAAATTTGTGAAAGATGAATGGGATAAGAGTTTGAAGGTTGAGGTGTTGATTGATGGTGAGCTAGTTGCAAGTGCTACTTATGGTCAAAAGAAGGAGATAGCTCAGAACCGTGCTGCGAAGGCTGCTCTGGATAAGCTAAAGGAAACACTTGGACAGACCCAAAGTGAATCAGCATCAGCAGATGTTTCTGAGGCATTGGACGAACTAGACATAGCTGGAACACTAAAATGTCAGTGA